In a single window of the Patescibacteria group bacterium genome:
- a CDS encoding ParB/RepB/Spo0J family partition protein: MTNKYGLGRGLSSLIPKKINTDMSDVNHEVFEIKENPTSTEKIFQIEVDKIKANPWQPRTDFDEDKLEDLMNSVREHGIIQPLIVTQDGIDGYELVAGERRLKAAKMLNLFKVPVIVMNITGTKKLELAIIENIQRQNLNLLEESEACYRLMKEFNLTQEEIAKKLGKNRSTIANILRLRNLPDSVRKYLKDERISFGHAKLLLSLEDENKQKELLKKILSDNLNVKDTSDELHKTVVKSHSRTLQKDPNILSIEENLRNYLDTKVKINDKRGKGSINIEYYSKEEMINILEKVLK; encoded by the coding sequence ATGACGAATAAGTATGGATTAGGTAGAGGACTTAGTTCACTAATACCAAAAAAAATAAATACTGATATGAGTGATGTGAATCATGAAGTTTTTGAAATAAAAGAAAATCCAACATCAACAGAAAAAATTTTTCAAATAGAAGTTGATAAAATAAAAGCTAATCCATGGCAACCTAGAACAGATTTTGATGAGGATAAATTAGAAGATCTTATGAATTCTGTAAGAGAGCATGGAATTATACAACCACTTATTGTTACTCAAGATGGTATAGATGGTTATGAGCTTGTAGCTGGTGAAAGAAGGCTTAAGGCTGCAAAAATGCTTAATCTTTTCAAAGTACCTGTAATAGTAATGAATATAACTGGTACAAAAAAATTAGAGCTCGCTATTATAGAAAATATACAAAGACAAAATCTAAATTTATTAGAAGAATCAGAGGCGTGTTATAGACTTATGAAAGAATTTAATCTCACTCAAGAGGAAATAGCTAAAAAGCTTGGAAAAAATAGGTCTACTATTGCAAATATTTTGAGACTTAGAAATTTGCCTGATTCTGTGAGAAAATATCTAAAAGATGAAAGAATAAGTTTTGGACATGCAAAATTACTTTTGTCACTAGAAGATGAGAATAAGCAAAAAGAACTTTTGAAAAAAATTTTATCAGATAATTTGAATGTAAAAGATACAAGTGATGAGCTACACAAGACTGTTGTAAAAAGTCACAGTAGAACATTGCAAAAAGATCCGAATATTTTGTCTATTGAAGAGAATCTTAGAAATTATTTAGATACAAAAGTAAAGATAAATGATAAGCGTGGAAAGGGTAGTATAAATATAGAATATTATTCTAAGGAAGAAATGATAAATATTCTAGAAAAGGTTTTAAAATAA
- a CDS encoding ParA family protein, which translates to MSEVIAIVNQKGGVGKTTTTINLAAYLTYFGKKVLVIDIDSQGNASSGLGINYKELEASMYEVLIPGPITMKHVILSTGLEGLHLAPASPDLAGASVDLVSIDEREFQLLNNLKDIKEYYDFVLIDCPPSLGLLTINALSAATDVLIPVQSEYYALEGLGQLLNTIGLIQENLNPKLNILGAVLTMYDKRNKLSEGVFNELYKYFPNRIFRTVIPRNVRLAEAPSHGKSILDYDLRSPGAKAYERLAREVLESYNLFKTKD; encoded by the coding sequence ATGTCTGAAGTAATAGCTATAGTGAATCAAAAAGGTGGAGTTGGAAAAACTACAACTACTATTAATTTGGCAGCATATTTAACGTATTTTGGTAAAAAAGTACTTGTAATAGATATAGACTCACAAGGAAATGCTTCATCAGGGCTTGGTATAAATTATAAGGAATTAGAGGCAAGTATGTATGAAGTACTTATTCCGGGTCCAATTACTATGAAACATGTTATATTATCTACTGGACTTGAAGGACTTCATCTTGCTCCAGCTAGCCCAGATCTTGCAGGAGCTAGCGTAGATTTGGTGTCAATAGATGAAAGAGAGTTTCAATTGTTAAATAATCTAAAAGATATAAAAGAATATTATGATTTTGTACTTATTGATTGTCCGCCATCTTTGGGGCTTCTTACTATAAATGCATTATCCGCAGCAACAGATGTACTTATTCCAGTACAATCAGAATATTATGCACTTGAAGGTCTTGGGCAGTTGTTAAATACAATAGGTTTGATTCAAGAAAATCTTAATCCAAAATTGAATATTTTAGGAGCTGTTCTTACAATGTATGACAAAAGAAATAAACTTAGTGAGGGGGTTTTTAATGAATTATATAAATATTTTCCAAATAGAATTTTTAGAACTGTTATTCCTAGAAATGTTAGACTAGCTGAAGCACCATCCCACGGTAAAAGTATTTTGGATTATGATTTGAGATCTCCTGGTGCAAAAGCTTATGAGAGATTGGCGAGAGAAGTATTGGAATCTTATAATTTATTTAAAACTAAAGATTAA
- a CDS encoding HAD family hydrolase — MKNNNIKAVIFDIDGVLLDSFEANLKFFQNLMTEFNYKPPTRENFKETFHLSMLDVVKYFTNSTDEEEINKIWEAGRDRGSLYPMELLKIPENVELVLEELNKNYLLGLATSRVKESIYSIPQLAKLEKYFKVAISFCDTVRHKPYPDPLLKAAGKLGIKPEQCVYIGDLESDMLAAKAAGMKIIIYSKDKVDGADYQTSSFEEIIELVKKC; from the coding sequence ATGAAAAATAATAATATAAAAGCAGTAATTTTTGATATTGATGGGGTTTTGTTGGACTCTTTTGAAGCGAATTTAAAGTTTTTTCAAAATTTGATGACAGAGTTTAATTATAAACCACCAACTAGAGAAAATTTTAAAGAAACATTTCATCTTTCAATGCTTGATGTTGTAAAATATTTTACGAATTCTACTGACGAAGAGGAAATAAATAAAATTTGGGAAGCAGGTAGAGATAGGGGTTCTCTTTATCCAATGGAACTTTTAAAAATTCCAGAAAATGTTGAATTAGTTTTAGAAGAATTGAATAAAAATTATCTTTTGGGTTTGGCCACAAGTAGAGTAAAAGAAAGTATTTATAGCATTCCTCAATTAGCTAAATTGGAAAAGTATTTCAAAGTAGCTATATCATTTTGTGATACTGTTAGACATAAACCTTATCCAGATCCACTTTTAAAAGCAGCTGGAAAATTAGGAATCAAACCAGAACAATGTGTATATATAGGAGATTTGGAAAGTGATATGTTGGCAGCCAAAGCTGCAGGTATGAAAATTATTATTTATTCTAAAGATAAAGTTGATGGAGCAGATTATCAAACTTCATCATTTGAAGAGATTATTGAATTAGTTAAGAAATGCTAA
- a CDS encoding ferredoxin produces the protein MHVDKEKCISCGTCVSLCPDCFKIDIDGKAECSCEKCEGMEQEEIIEACPVGAILK, from the coding sequence ATGCACGTAGATAAAGAAAAATGTATATCATGTGGAACCTGTGTAAGTTTGTGTCCAGATTGTTTTAAAATAGACATAGATGGCAAAGCAGAATGTTCATGTGAAAAATGTGAAGGCATGGAACAAGAAGAAATTATTGAAGCATGTCCAGTTGGGGCTATATTAAAGTAA
- a CDS encoding calcium/sodium antiporter → MIILQFLLLLVGFVILIKGADYLVRGASSVAKKFGISNIVIGLTIVAFGTSAPELIVNVMASIRGSGEIVMGNVVGSNIANILLILGISAMIYPLVVKKGTVRIEIPFALLAFLVLDVLVNDVIIDKGVANFVTRIDGIIMILFFIVFLYYTFSISKTEGESENVEKLSTLKSILFIIGGIFALTLGGDFVVRSATNIAMYWGVSESLIALTIVSIGTSLPELATSVVAALKKNSDIAIGNVIGSNIFNILWVLGLSAIIRPVLFNSVLNVDVLFGTFITILVFIYMFVGKKNVIQRWQGASLVFLYVGYIVYLVIRG, encoded by the coding sequence GCTGATTATTTAGTAAGAGGTGCATCTTCTGTGGCAAAAAAGTTTGGCATATCAAATATTGTAATAGGACTTACAATAGTTGCCTTTGGTACATCGGCACCAGAGCTTATAGTAAATGTAATGGCAAGTATAAGAGGTAGTGGTGAGATAGTTATGGGAAATGTTGTTGGTTCAAATATAGCTAATATATTACTTATTCTTGGAATATCAGCTATGATATATCCACTTGTTGTAAAAAAGGGGACTGTTCGAATAGAAATACCATTTGCTTTGTTGGCCTTTTTAGTATTAGATGTTTTAGTAAATGATGTAATAATAGATAAAGGAGTAGCTAATTTTGTAACAAGAATAGATGGAATAATAATGATTTTATTTTTTATTGTATTTTTATATTATACATTTAGTATATCTAAGACTGAGGGAGAATCTGAAAATGTAGAAAAGCTTTCTACATTAAAATCAATACTTTTCATAATTGGAGGAATATTTGCCCTTACACTTGGTGGTGATTTTGTTGTAAGGAGTGCTACTAATATTGCTATGTATTGGGGAGTCTCAGAATCGCTTATTGCTCTTACTATAGTTTCTATTGGAACGTCTCTACCAGAACTTGCTACTTCAGTTGTAGCAGCTCTCAAAAAAAATTCAGATATTGCAATAGGAAATGTGATTGGTTCAAATATTTTTAATATACTTTGGGTTTTGGGACTTAGTGCTATTATAAGGCCAGTATTGTTTAATTCTGTGTTGAATGTGGATGTATTATTTGGTACATTTATCACGATATTGGTATTTATTTATATGTTTGTTGGAAAGAAAAATGTCATTCAAAGATGGCAAGGAGCTAGTTTAGTATTTTTGTATGTTGGTTATATTGTTTATTTAGTTATAAGAGGATAG